From Macrobrachium rosenbergii isolate ZJJX-2024 chromosome 22, ASM4041242v1, whole genome shotgun sequence, the proteins below share one genomic window:
- the LOC136850341 gene encoding putative uncharacterized protein DDB_G0267716, which yields MTVRRFEMCNRRKASQLHSETIVAEVESQMEENMNGDKKKKKKKKKKKRTKRRLVFYLLPDYDRVRHKENNDLSDLRHKENNDLYNLRHNENNYLYNLRHNENNDLYNLRHNDLYNLRHKENNDLYDLRHNDLYNLRHNDLYNLRHNDLYNLRHNDLYNLRHNDLYNPRHNDLYNPRHNDLYNLRHDDLYNLRHDDLYNLRHKENNDLYNLRHKENNDLYDLRHNENNDLYNLTLIENNDLYNLRHNENNDLYNLRQNENNDLYNLRQ from the exons atgacagtcaggaggtttgaaatgtgtaacaggaggaaagcctcgcagttgcactccgAAACAATTGTTGCAGAGgttgaaagtcagatggaagagaatatgaacggag ataagaagaagaagaagaagaagaagaagaagaagagaacgaaAAGAAGATTAGTGTTCTATTTGTTACCCGATTACGATCGTGTAAG acataaggaaaataatgatcTCTCTGACCTGAGacataaggaaaataatgatcTCTACAACCTgagacataatgaaaataattatctctACAACCTgagacataatgaaaataatgatctctACAACCTGAGACATAATGATCTCTACAACCTGAGacataaggaaaataatgatcTCTACGACCTGAGACATAATGATCTCTACAACCTGAGACATAATGATCTCTACAACCTGAGACATAATGATCTCTACAACCTGAGACATAATGATCTCTACAACCTGAGACATAATGATCTCTACAACCCGAGACATAATGATCTCTACAACCCGAGACATAATGATCTCTACAACCTGAGACATGATGATCTCTACAACCTGAGACATGATGATCTCTACAACCTGAGacataaggaaaataatgatcTCTACAACCTGAGacataaggaaaataatgatcTCTATGACCTgagacataatgaaaataatgatctctACAACCTGACacttattgaaaataatgatctCTACAACCTGAGacataatgaaaacaatgatCTCTACAACctgagacaaaatgaaaataatgatctctACAACCTgagacaatga